CAGTCTATATATTCCAGGTGACAGTGAGGGTGATGAAGAGGAGACCACACAAGATGAAGTCTCTTCTCACACATCAGAGGAAGATGGAGGAATGCTCAAAGTGGAGAAAGAGTTAGAAAACACAGAGCAGCCTGTTGCTGGGAATGAAGTAGTAGAACATGAGGCAAGTGACAAATGGTTCCTGCATCCAGAAACACCTCTCCCCTTCCACTCTGCCCTGCTGCTTTTCATCCACAGATAACAGTCATGCCTTTGGTGGTTTTCTAGGCCTTCATATGAAGCCTGTCTTCCTTTACAGCAACAGTTACCCAAACTTCAGCCACATAATTTTCATCATACCCAGCTTTCCTTTTCCCCTATGTATCATGACACCCATGCTCAGCTCTCCTTCCCAAAGCCCCCACTTCTTTCCAGACTGAAGTTTCTTCTTCGCCTATCTACCTTTGCAAAACTATTAGCGTACTTCCCCATATGCTTTCAATTTTAAGTCAAAGTGTTTTTTGATACCACCTTCTCACTAAATTGCTTTCTGAGGAATCCTGCAAGAAGCATGGTGGGTGGGAGGAAAGCTAGTCTTTTCTCTGCAGAATTTACCTTAGTGGGGAGAATATAGATAGGCTCTCTCTGAGGCCATCCTAGGTCCTCATGGCAGAAAGCCTTGGagaaaatgaagttgagaacaaaCTTAATTTCCTTTCCCCTATTTTTCCTTTAGCCCACAATGAGAACCTAAAAATAAGATGTGATATCAGGTTATGTTCCAAAAGAAGTAGTGGCagggaagaggctggtaaacaTTCTTAATGAATTGCCTGTTTGTTGAATTGCAGGTCACAGAGAATTTGAATTCTGACCCCTTGCTTGAAATCTGCCAGTGTCCCCTCTGCCAGCTAGACTGTGGAAGTCGGGAGCATTTGATTGCTCATGTGTACCAGGTATGGTATAGGGTGCTGTGTGATCTGGAACACTGAGTGCCAGCAGCTTCTTTATAGCCCAGGCCTGTCTTGGTCTTTGTCTCTGGCTCCCAAAAGAACCTTGGGTTTTATTTCCATTAAGACTGTTCCAGTTCTCAGAATTTTTTAGAGAATAGTGTGATTGATATGTTGGgtaaatatattctggattccCAGacgttcttttctttttttaaaaaattttattagagaaattgtaggttccTTATTTTCTGATGAATTatataatgcatattttaaatagtgaaataGAAATTAATATCTGTTGGTAATGAGGGCTTTGCTTGAAAGATGAAAATTAGCTAATATGTTTCCCAAGTACTGGTGGAAGTTGACATGGTGACAGGATCAGAATAAGACAgacctttttgttctttttactcTGATCCAATCACAGAGCCCCTTGTGCTTTGTGATCTGTATTGAAAAGGCCTCACCTCCACATGGTAGCCTGTATTTTACCATAAAGATAGCAAGTTCACAAAGAGAAGTCTTTATTCAAGAGTctgttttaaaaagattgatGGAAAAGCAAGACACAAAAATTCTTGTTGGGTTCTAGTATTCCCAGCCAGCTTCCAGTTGGCCTTCACTGCACCATTAACATGTGCTTGCGCCCGCACAGTGGAGTCATGTAGATGGACAGAAATTATCCCAAGGTTCAATTCTTCTCAGGCTCTGAAGAGTCTCTGGTTCTGGAGCCTCATTGTTCCTCAAGCCTGTAGTCGGAACCCAGGCCAGTGAAATATGAGCCATTGTCTGAATGGCCAGGCCCTTCCTAAGGCTTCCTTAACACAAGTGACACTCACTTCTCCAGGTGCTAAGCGGAGAGAATAGTTTCAAGTCCCTGTTTTGAGACAAAGAACAGGGGATGTTTCCAAGAAAGTAATTTCTCAGTGGGTATTGATTGTCCTGGAGGTGGCATGAGATTGACAGATTAAAGTCAAGGCTCTGTTTTACAGCACACTGCTGCAGTGGTGAGCGCCAAGAGCTACATGTGTCCTGTCTGTGGCCGGGCCCTTAGCTCCCCAGGGTCACTGGGTCGCCACCTCCTAATCCACTCTGAGGACCAGAGGTCTAACTGTGCTGTGTGTGGAGCCCGTTTCACCAGCCATGCCACTTTTAACAGGTTAGCTGGACACCTAACTCTCTGGTGCTGGGAGTAATTATTGGGTGTGTGTTCTGCTTTCCCAAGTCAAAGTGAAGACTAGAGATAAATAACATAAAGACAACTGACTCATGACCCTCTGGAAATAGAGAGAATGAGGCTGATAAATATACCCATCCCTTGAGATATCCCCAAAGGAATAAATTCCCATCACATTCCCCTATTAGAATAACATTTTCAACTAGAAAAAGATGTGGAGAAGTCCAAGAATGTTCATGATAAAGGTTGGGGAGAGAAATTACAGGGCACTGACGGAACCCTAGTGTGAGAACTATGTCCTCAGAAGATTGGAACTGTGTGAACACTATGTACTAGTCCCATTTGACTAGTAGAAAACATGGAGTCTGCCTTTACATTGCAGGCAGTGCCATGGTGGGAGGAGGCTTGGTCAGCAGACTGTACCTTCCTGAAGGAAACCTCCATCTCAGGGACCCTTCATTCCCACGATAGGACTGCCCCTGCATAGCTCTTACCAAATACCATCATTCTGACTTGAATGGAACTTCACATTGTAAGGGTTCATCTGATTTCTGGTGAGCTGCTGTCACTTAGTCTCTAACTCCAGGTGAACTTTTGGAATTGGTAGACCAACACTGTAGCCCAAAGAGGAGAAGGGATGGAGTGATAGAAGAGGAGGTCACCCAAGCATTCAAACTGACCCCTAGTGGTGAACTTGGAGCAGTTGTCCTGTTAGGAGGAATAAAACAGGGCTAGGTACAGGGGACAGTATCTGAGTTTTGCTAGAAGAAAACAATAACCATCCACAATTTTTGCTTTCTAGTGAGAAACTTCCTGAAGTTCTTAATATGGAATCCCTACCCCCAACCCACAATGAGGGCCCCTCCAGTACAGAGGGGAAGGACGTTGCCTTTAATCCTCCAGTGTACCCTGCTGGAATTCTGCTTGTGTGCAACAACTGTGCTGCCTACCGTAAGCTTCTGGAAGCTCAGACTCCCAGTGTACGAAAGTGGGCCCTACGTAGACAGAATGAGCCTTTGGAAGTACGGCTGCAGCGGCTGGAACGAGAGCGCACGGCCAAGAAGAGCCGGCGGGACAATGAGACCCCCGAGGAGCGGGAGGTGAGGCGCATGAGGGACCGGGAAGCCAAGCGCCTGCAGCGCATGCAGGAAACAGATGAGCAGCGTGCAAGGCGGCTACAGCGGGATCGGGAAGCCATGAGGCTGAAGCGGGCCAATGAAACCCCGGAGAAGCGGCAGGCCCGGCTCATCCGGGAGCGGGAGGCCAAGAGGCTCAAGAGGCGGCTGGAAAAAATGGACATGATGTTGCGAGCTCAATTTGGCCAGGACCCTTCTGCCATGGCAGCCTTAGCAGCTGAAATGAACTTTTTCCAGCTGCCTGTGAGTGGAGTGGAGTTGGACAGCCAGCTCCTGGGCAAGATGGCCTTTGAAGAGCAGAACAACAGCTCCCTGCACTGAACCACACCCTCCTGTCTGCTTGCTCACCCACTCACCCAGGCCCCCAGGGACCAGTGCTGCAGCCACCCAGATGACCCTGTCCTTACTGCCTGaggcagacctgggtttgttGCAGGTGGACCTGCACACCCCTTGCATGTAGGAGCAAGATGGGGTCTGGAGGGAGCCGGCTTAAGGCAGCTCTGGAAAAGGGAGCAGGCACTCCAGAGAGCTGGACTCCTCAATGCTGCAGGGCATGCTTATGGCACTATGGGGCTCTGCTGTAGCTGCAAAGTTGTGAAggcaaataaattaattttatcttcACTGGCTGTTTCCtgcttttctctgtttcatttccaGCAAATGAAATGATCTCAGAAAGACCAAGGTGGAAGTTTTTAGGCAGTAAATTCtggttgcttttccttttctgaggGACAGTATTCCTCAACTTGAGCTGTCCATGCAGAGATCCCTTATTTGAGCCTTTATAAGTTGATTATATAATTATGCCATTAAAGAATCAAAGCTGACTTTGTGATGGTTCATTCGTACAACCATAACAAAAGATTACTGTTCCAAGGGCTATTTAAACCTAGTTTAGCGTTTCCAAACTTAGGAGTCTTTCCTCCTAAGTGGTATTTCCAATAAAGAATATACAGTACTTTGACCAAGTGTTGGCACTTTTCTCTGCAGAATTTAGTTTTTCAAGCATTTAAAATTCTATCCCAGACAGCAGTTGGCTGCATCTAGGAATATGTTCACATAAATGGCTGCAATCTTGAAGTCCACAGCACTTGAAAGAAGAGGTAAGCTATTTATCTCCAGAGCCAGGGTAGGTAATAAAACCTATTTAAGAAAATCCAGAGTTAAGGTGATGTGAGAACTCAAATCAACAGTGGTCAGAGCTAAAGCAAAATGACTACTCTGGCTGTTTGTATGGCTGCTAGACAATCTATGGGGGAGATGTACTGAGATCATTTCTAAAAAGTTTCTGTGACAGTACAGAACAAGCACAGAACCTTCCTTAGCCTGCACCAAAGGTTGTGTAGTTAAGATAATTATAGCTCTTGAGATCCAGAAGGAAGTGCCCTAGTTAAATGGTAGCCAGAAAAATAACTATGCCAGAAATGTGGACCTCTTCCAATATAATGAAGAAACTTAAGACTCCTCTCTGACCTCCATAGTTCAATGAGTTAGTTCCTACCAGGCTCTTTGAAATATTTCTGTTCTAAAGAATGCAAAGCTTTAATGAGCTAATTAGAAAGTATTGGACATTTAAAAGAAACTATTTAATTGAGCCGAATGCCTTTCTCACAATGCTCCATATTGAAAGATACTTCAAAATAGTTAAGTGCTTACTATGTACCAGAGTTTACTTTGAGCActttacatggattatctcatttaattgtcacaaTAAGCTCTAGGAGTTAACACCAGTTCAAGAGTCAGATACTTGGATTTGAAACTCTTCCCTGCCATTTACTAGCTTTAACTTTGGGCAGTTTACTTAACCTccgtgtcttggtttcatttacaaaatggaaGTAATACCAGGAACAAATGAACTAATGCATAAAAAACATGTAAGGATGGTTTCTGGCACacaataagtgctcaataaatgtatgAGTCACCATCATATAGCTGAGTTTCACCACTTACTAGTGGCAAGCAGTAGCTAAGATTGGAGCCAAGTTACTTCAGCAACTTCTGGCAGTATTTTCTAGCAAAAGTTGGGGGAAAGGCCAGCAGTTAGGGTGTTCTTAAGTCTTTGTGACTGATTTTCCTGGGTGGACTTCTGGTTCTCCAAAATACACACCAGACTGTGCAGACCATACTGAAGATCCAGCTCATGCACTGTGTCCTAAGCATGGGTCAGCATTCCGACACTCCACACATGTATGGGTACTAGTTGCTTTATATTACATATGCTGCCACAAAGAGTATCTACTCCCCTCCCACTGGCCACATCCTAAGGCTAGAATAGGAAGAAGGCGCAAACACCAAAAGGAAAAGCTAGTagtttatatagatatatatatatatagatatcgATATATATTGTTTACATAGTCCACAAGTTAAATGCAGGTATCCATAAGAAGAgcattaacaataaaaatacaatctGTGTGTAGCCAAGTACAGACTTAAAATGGTAAAACAGCAAAAAGGATctcacaaaagtacaaatatacagtacaaattgatttatttaaaacagTTACAAAAAAGCACAACAAAATAGAGATTATCCTTAGAATTATTAATGCTTTGTTAAAGATCAGGTAGGATTAGAGGGTAAGAAATGGTTTTGGGTGGGGGGAGCACCTGACTAGTTCTAAGGCTTTAGATACAATGCAGTTGATTACATATTAATTCAGCCATTACATACTCAGGATAGTAGTTGGGGATCAGCAATTTATCTACAGGGAACTCCTACACAAATCAGATCCATCCAGACCACCCCGGTGCCATCTTCTACTCCAGACCCTAAAGCCACCTGTATAACATTCCCATCCTTCCTTCTCCACCCCATTCCCTATCCATATATTCTCCCCTCCCCTAAGGTGCTGTGCAAGCTGAGAGCAGTCTGCTCTCCGCAGCAAGAACACATACTGTTTGGCTGCAGGGATCCTGTGTGTTTAGGAAAGTTGTAGGGGACAGCCTTATTTTAATACTTGAGGTTTGCCATTAGTACAGTCAGTCTCTTCCCCAACACAATCTAGATTCTCTTGAATGCAATACAAGTATCAAGCAAGTGAGGGATCAACCCTGCCTTCAGCAATACCAGCTATGCACTAACCACTCACAGCTCATAACTCTGTGCAACTCCCTAATCAGGAGATGGGTGTGAAACCACTGTGTCACCAGCTGTCTCTCTCTGAAGAACCTCAGTCCCCATGACAGtcataaagacagaaacaaaTGCTTGTGAGCTCAACAGGTAAAGGCACATGGGCTGCTGCCACACACTGCAGACAGGAACCCAACTTGAGGCCATCTTCACTGCTGGGCATTTGCAGTGGAATGGCTTTGGGACTACAGGAACTTTGAGTTTGCAATCTACCGGGGGAGGATATAGGCTTAACAGGAGAACTAATAAAGGAAACTTTAGTGTGAAAAGTGCTTTTATTACTACTGTTCCTGCTGCCTAGGCTCAGCAGGGCAAACCACACCACCTCTCCTTCTGCCCCGGGCACTGTGCATAGTCTGCAAGTTAGGAGAGAGTGCAGTTGACTTGAGAGCCAGTGTCATCCTGGGCCCAGACCAGCGCTCTAGTCCAAAGGTGGATCTTAGAGTTGAAAGGGCAAGTGGCAGCTGCAAAGACCCAGacgatttattttattattgcatAATGTGACGGACCTTCCGTACCCAAGAAAGTGGGGGGCAGTGCGGGGGGTGGAGGGTAGGAAGGCTTTCCAACAAAGGGCTAATAGGCTCCTGATCAACATCCTACCTTGTAGGGTTCAGCTCTTCAACTGTAGTGTACACTTTTTCCATTTGGAAAGTACTGTAGCTTCACTGTGGTTTAGTATGCTTGGCCCCAGGAAGGCCTCTGCCCCATTTACTTTATTTGTGACCTAATCTCCCATGGCCAATTCAATAAATCGGGTATCTTTACTCCAATGGACCCAGACCCATTCTCAACCCAAGTCTATCCTTCATCTCCAGTGTGATTACTCAACTTTTTCAATATGCTTACTTTGCCAGTTTAAATCACACCACTACCCCATGCTTCTCTAAATTTGCTATGACGTCCATTGGTAAAAGTAAAACTAAACACTTGAGGAGCTATTTCATTCAAACTTCAAACCCTCTCGCAACCCCAGATCCACATAACAGGAGTTAGATGAACCTTTATGGGATGCTGGCATAAGCCCTAAGCTGGTTCCCccgcatttatttttttacaacaGGTTACAAAAccgcaaaagaaagaaattaatagaaCAGAAAACACCCACAACAAGACCTATTTGTTTCTCTCCAAGAGAGTCATAGATGAGATATCTGGAGCCAAAGGGCTCCCGACAAGAACTGAAGTCATATCCCTTTGGATTCACCAGCCCACCAGCAGCATTTCATACTATTCCTATTCAACATGACTTTATTATAAAGTAACACTTGTAGAGCACAGGTAAGAATGGACAGGATGCTTGGGTTTAATTTATATCGCCAAAAGACATGAAGGACAAGGAGCTATACAGGGCAGCAGGCAAGACAGTGAGTAGACAGCAGCAGTGGCAAAGCAGGACAGACCAAAACCCTTGGTGTTACAAACAACTGCGACCAAGATTGCAGAAGGGTCAGTCCAGATCTGCTGGAATGGGCGTTAAGCTCGGGGATGGGCGTTAAGCTCAGAACTCAGACTCCTCTTCCCTCCCACTTCCTCTTCTCCATGTATACTAACTGACAGGAACATTTATCCAAAACTGAGAtgtactccctccctcctttgccCTCTCTTCCAAGTTGGTACAAGCTTTTCTGTGCCATGCCAGTTAGCAGCCCTCCTTTCCATTTCTAAGTTTTGGAAATGTCCTACCACCTTCAAGGGACTGGCTCTGGCCTTCTCCAACTGCCCGTTCCCAGGAAGCTGACAGCTTCCCACTAAAATGACCATTCTGTCAAAGCCACTCTTGTGCCTCTGGCTAACTTTTCAAATTCCTATAAGGAAGAAGGGA
The genomic region above belongs to Tamandua tetradactyla isolate mTamTet1 chromosome 16, mTamTet1.pri, whole genome shotgun sequence and contains:
- the ZNF821 gene encoding zinc finger protein 821 isoform X1: MSRRKQTNPNKVHWDQVFAGLEEQARQAMMKTDFPGDLGSQRQAIQQLRDQDSSSSDSEGDEEETTQDEVSSHTSEEDGGMLKVEKELENTEQPVAGNEVVEHEVTENLNSDPLLEICQCPLCQLDCGSREHLIAHVYQHTAAVVSAKSYMCPVCGRALSSPGSLGRHLLIHSEDQRSNCAVCGARFTSHATFNSEKLPEVLNMESLPPTHNEGPSSTEGKDVAFNPPVYPAGILLVCNNCAAYRKLLEAQTPSVRKWALRRQNEPLEVRLQRLERERTAKKSRRDNETPEEREVRRMRDREAKRLQRMQETDEQRARRLQRDREAMRLKRANETPEKRQARLIREREAKRLKRRLEKMDMMLRAQFGQDPSAMAALAAEMNFFQLPVSGVELDSQLLGKMAFEEQNNSSLH
- the ZNF821 gene encoding zinc finger protein 821 isoform X2, producing MSRRKQTNPNKVHCDSEGDEEETTQDEVSSHTSEEDGGMLKVEKELENTEQPVAGNEVVEHEVTENLNSDPLLEICQCPLCQLDCGSREHLIAHVYQHTAAVVSAKSYMCPVCGRALSSPGSLGRHLLIHSEDQRSNCAVCGARFTSHATFNSEKLPEVLNMESLPPTHNEGPSSTEGKDVAFNPPVYPAGILLVCNNCAAYRKLLEAQTPSVRKWALRRQNEPLEVRLQRLERERTAKKSRRDNETPEEREVRRMRDREAKRLQRMQETDEQRARRLQRDREAMRLKRANETPEKRQARLIREREAKRLKRRLEKMDMMLRAQFGQDPSAMAALAAEMNFFQLPVSGVELDSQLLGKMAFEEQNNSSLH
- the ZNF821 gene encoding zinc finger protein 821 isoform X3, which gives rise to MLKVEKELENTEQPVAGNEVVEHEVTENLNSDPLLEICQCPLCQLDCGSREHLIAHVYQHTAAVVSAKSYMCPVCGRALSSPGSLGRHLLIHSEDQRSNCAVCGARFTSHATFNSEKLPEVLNMESLPPTHNEGPSSTEGKDVAFNPPVYPAGILLVCNNCAAYRKLLEAQTPSVRKWALRRQNEPLEVRLQRLERERTAKKSRRDNETPEEREVRRMRDREAKRLQRMQETDEQRARRLQRDREAMRLKRANETPEKRQARLIREREAKRLKRRLEKMDMMLRAQFGQDPSAMAALAAEMNFFQLPVSGVELDSQLLGKMAFEEQNNSSLH